ACGACGTGGCCATGATGGGCGCGGTGCCGCGCTACATCACCTGCGGCTACATCATCGAGGAAGGCTTGCCCATGGCCGATCTGGAAAAGATCGTGAAGTCCATGGGGGAGGCCGCCAATCATGCCGGGGTCAAGGTTGTCACCGGCGACACCAAGGTCGTTCCCAAAGGGGCCTGCGACAAGATATTCATCAACACCACGGGTATCGGTGAAATCATCGCCGATCCGACTCCGAGCGGCGACGCCGCCAGGGTCGGCGACGCGGTCCTGGTCTCCGGAACCATCGGCGACCACGGCCTGACCGTGCTCGGCACCCGCGAGGGCCTGGATTTCGAAGCCAAGGTCCAGTCCGACTCCGCTGCGCTCAACCACCTGCTGGTCAAGCTCGTCCGCGAACTGCCCGAGGTTCACGTCCTGCGCGACCCCACACGCGGCGGCCTGGCTACCACC
The sequence above is a segment of the uncultured Pseudodesulfovibrio sp. genome. Coding sequences within it:
- the hypE gene encoding hydrogenase expression/formation protein HypE → MSDKVLLDYGSGGRASQRLISDLFLKYLGNDELDRLNDAAVLSLSGKIAMSTDSFTVDPIFFPGGDIGSLAVHGTVNDVAMMGAVPRYITCGYIIEEGLPMADLEKIVKSMGEAANHAGVKVVTGDTKVVPKGACDKIFINTTGIGEIIADPTPSGDAARVGDAVLVSGTIGDHGLTVLGTREGLDFEAKVQSDSAALNHLLVKLVRELPEVHVLRDPTRGGLATT